GCTTTATTCAGCTATCGTATCCCTTCACTTCATCATCCATGAATGGACGCTTGACTGGAAGCCGCATTGGCATCCTTCAGATTGCGGTTTTTAACTCCTAGTGATAAGACGAAACAGATAAGCAAAATCAAACAAGCTAGCGCATACGGATAGTTGATATCTATATCGAATAAAAATCCTGCTACGATAGGTCCTGCAATATTGCCAAGACTCGTGAAGGCTGAGTTAAGACCTGCAACATATCCTTGTTGATCCTTTGCGAGCATCGACATTTGGGTACTTATGGCCGGACGCAAAATATCGATCGCCAAAAATACGATAAAGGTAACGGCAAAAATCATCCAAAATCCGTGAACAAATAGCGTCAACACAATAAACAAACCAGCAAAGAGCAGACAGACTGAGATGACCCTTTTCTCGCCAAAGCGATTCATGATCCAGCTAAAGGCAGTAAGCTGGACCACTGCGCCTGCTATTGACCCGAATGTAATGATAAACGCGATATCTTTTGGCTCAAATCCAAACTTATGGTCGACAAACAATGAAAAGACCGTTTCAAAATTAGCCAGTCCGAAAGACATGACAAACACAATGATCAAACTGAAAAAATAAGGCTCCCGATACGAGTGCATTAACTGGGAAAGGAGACTGCTTCGTTGTTTTTCGCTAGAATGCGAGTCAGCCAATGCTTCTTCCGTCGGTTTCGATTCCTTGAGGATCAACAACGTGATGCATGCAGCAATCAGTCCCGCAATTCCTGCGGTATAAAAAGGTGCGCGAATACCAAATTCAGCAATGTATCCTCCAATCCCTGGACCGATAATAAAACCAGTTGTAATGGCTGCCGTAATATACCCCATCCCGGCCGCTCGTTCTTCATTCGTTGTAATATCTGCCGAGTAAGCCATTACGGCTGGCATAATCAGTGCGGCACTGATGCCGCCTAACAACCTAGAAACAAACAGCAGGACTGGAGAATTCGCTATACCGAACAGCCCTTCTGAGATAGCAAATACGATCAAGCCAATCACAATGATCTTTTTTCTTCCGAATGAATCAGCCCATCGCCCGGCAATAGGGGAAAAAAGAAGCTGCGTCAGCGAAAAGGCTGCCACTAACAGACCAATGGTTCCCCCGGTAATTCCCAAACTCTCCATGTACTTCGGCATAATCGGTATAACAAGCCCGATCCCCGTAAAGACAAGGAAAATATTGAACATCAGAATCAATAGGGCTCCCTGATTTTTTAATAATAAAGCCACTTCCTATTCCTCCAATCCGTTACCAAAACACTGAATATCCATTCTAAATCATTACGTAAAAAAAGCTAGCGGGATGGTTTGACAATGCCAAATAAAAACACATCCATCGCTAAGCGAAAGGTTGCCAGCGCTTCCTCGCGTTCCATTCGTCGCGAGTGTTGATTTAAACCAAACATCAGGCTGTCCAGGATCATGGCGACTCCGGTTACATTCGTCATTTCAAATTCGCCGTTATCGATCCCCTTCTGGAGCAACTGTTGATTAAAGTCAATATAGCCTTTGATCATTTTGTTGATACGCTCCTCCACATCGGAAGGCTTCTCCGACATGTCGAAAAATTCATCAGCAGCCTTGGTCAGAGGATGGTTCATGAAATCGGTCGCAAAATGTTCAGCCATTCCATACAATTTATCGATCGAGGTCGTGTAGAGATGTTCCTTGGCTAGCCATTCCTCTTCCCATTCGCTATTCCAAGCTTCAATCAGATGCAAGAACAGCCCTTCCTTGCTCTTGAAATGATAATAAATGTTACCGCCGCTGTATCCAGTAGCTTTCACGATATCATCTATTGATGTGGCCTTGTAGCCTTTTTGCATAAATAAAATTCTGGCCGCATCCGCTATTTTTTTCTTGGTCTGCTCCGTTTGCTGCTTCTTTTTATTCAATGCTCCCACCAACTTCCCATCCTACAATACTGAACTTTCATTCAGTATTATAAGCGTTACCTACATAGTTGGCAAACTTTCTTTGGTTTGGGTCAACATAGTGGAGGAGAAGAAAAAGCACAGGTCTCTACGACTCTGACACCCCAGCAGGCGTTGTCAAGGTCTATGAGCTCTGTGCTTTTTCTTCTCACCAGCCTTATTGGTTCGTTTGAGACCTTTTAAAACTAAGGATGATAATGACTGCCTATCAGTCTAAGACAGCAACAGACCGTACGAAACCCCTGTAACCACAACCAGCCATGGCGGCAGCTTCCAGTGCTCCAGCATGATAAACAAAATAGCCGCTGCGATAAAATCCAATGGAGCAAGGATCGTACTCGTCCAAATCGGATCGTACAGGGCTGCGAGTAAAATACCGACGACTGCTGCATTCACACCTACCAGCATTCCTTTGATTTTGGAATTTCTCCTCAAGGAATCCCAGAACGGCAATGCGCCGATGACGAGTAAAAAGGCCGGTAGAAAAATGGCAATCGTAGCTACTGCTGCACCGATTCCTCCTGCAATCATCGCTCCCAAATAAGCGGCAAACGTAAACAATGGCCCCGGTACTGCTTGTGTTGCGCCGTAGCCCGTCAGAAAAGCTTCTTGCGTTACCCAGCCTGTCGGGATCACTTCCCTCTCAAGCAAAGGCAATACAACATGACCTCCGCCAAAAACAAGAGAACCTGCACGGTAAAAGCTCTCAAACAGTGCTAGTAAGGAGAAGCCTGTGCTCTCTCGGAGGATGGGCAGCACAAGCAAAAGTCCGAAGAAAGTGATCCAGCACATAATGGCTAGTGCTCGACTGATTGGCACACGAAATTCAGGGAAATCCGAAACTTTTTGCTGCCGGAAGAACAGCAATCCTGTAATCCCCGCTAGAATCATAATTGTGATCTGACTCCATGCAGAATGCCACAATAACGTGATGGCAGCCGCGAGAATCGCAATCGTCACCCGTGCTCGATCCGGGGCCAGCTTTTGTCCCATTCCCCATACAGCATGAGCAACAATCGCGACAGCTACTAATTTTAGACCGTGAATCCAAGAAGCACTTCCACTGTCCAGTCCTTGTAAAGTGAACGCAAATATCAGGAGCGCCAATACCGAAGGCAGAGTGAAGCCGATCCATGCAGCAACCCCTCCCAACAATCCGGCTCGCATGATTCCAATACCGATCCCTACCTGACTGCTTGCGGGACCGGGGAGGAACTGACAAAGCGCAACCAAATCTGCGTAGCTTTGCTCATCCAGCCATTTTCTACGTCGAATGTATTCGTTGTGAAAATAACCGAGATGCGCGATGGGACCGCCGAATGAAGTAACACCCAGCTTGGCAGAAACGAGCAAAACTTCAAACACAGACTCCCATCTACTTTTTTGGTGTCCTGTTTCTTCTCGGAGATTATTCTTCACTAAGCTGTACACCTCTCCGCTTCATCATATAAGCTATTTTATCGCTTTTCCTACCCTTTCATTGTAAAAAGATCATGAAGAGGGCTCCGCATCGATACGGAGCCTAAACACGGCTATTCCATTCGAAATACTGGTCCTCGCGCTACGAATGGCAGATTACTCCCCTTCGGCAGCATGATGGCATGACTACGAGTTACTTTGATCCGATCACATTCCCCATCGGTAATGATCAAAATCGGCCCGTCCTTTGGAAAATCGGTTGCTTTCTCCAGCATGTCAATGCCCGGCTGCAGGATCGTTCCCCCGCGTCCTTTTACTTTGACGCGACCTGCAATGTCCTCGGGAGAAAGGTAGCCCGCATCATACGCCTGCGCATCACAAAAGACCACGCGCGCATACGGAACATCTCGGGCTTCACTGTAGCTCGCAATCGCCCCCAATGCTTTGCCGAGCAGCTTGGTATCCATCGAGCCGGATGTATCAATCACGACGCCAAATGTACGTGCCAGCCGATCCGTTTCCCGAAAGCTCCAGGCAGGACGGGCAATATCGGGTGTTGAGGACTGTCTGCGGCTTGCCCTTGCATACGTGCGACTCTTTTCCAATGGGGGAAAATGCTCGTCGAACCAACGGGCAAGCTGAACATCCCATGGGATCGGCGGTTGCCCCAAGGCGCGAATCTCTTCTACCAAACCCGCAGGCAAAAGCCCTCGTCCCCTCTCCTGGTGATAGATCAAACCTTGCGACATCGCATTGCGATAAAAGTCATCCAGCGTCGTTCCCGGACCCTTTTCCCAAAAACGCGGATCATCGCCATCCAGAATATCGCCCATGCCGACTCCACGTAAGGTGTACAGCTTGCGATACGTACGCATGTCCGTCACGATTCGATCATAAATCGCCTCCGCCGACAGTCCCTTCAGGTCTGGGTCGTAAAGTCCGCCAATTTGCGGAAAACGTCCGATACCGATCTCCATCAGCCATTGATTAATCACGTAATCACAGCTGACATTCCAGTAATACGGGTCTCGGCCTTGGCAACGCTCATGGTGGCGAAGCCCTGCGTGCAACAGCTCGTGTGCCATTACGAATTTGCATTCCTCTTCATCCAAGCCCGCCGCAGGATTGATGAAGATTTCGTTGGCTGTTACATCAATGGCTGCCACCGAGATTTGCAGCCGCTGACAGAGCTGTGAATCCTCGATAATCGTGAAATGACTCGCTAAGGAAGCCAGTAATGGAAAATGATTAATGAACCAGCGCTTGGCCTTTTGTGCTTCGGACAGCTGGTTCTCTTCATTCCCGAGAGCATCGGAATAACCGCCCGCTACGCTGACAGCACTTTGCACCGCTTGTGCCAGCCCGATCCCCAAGAGACGCTCCCACTTCACATCCCGATTGTAGGTGTACCTGACGTATTTATCCGAGAAAAGCATATCTGCCTGTTTTTCCCCGCCCGTTCCAAACAGCTTCAAATGCTCCGGCACCCCATGCTTCACGAACCAGTCATACAGCTCTTCTTCGCTCTTTCCCGATTTATCTAGCTCAAAGGCCATTTCCGCAGGAGGCTTCCCCAGCTTCATATCTCTCAAGAAGCGCGTAATATAACAATCGCATGCGATGTTCCACAATATCGGCTGCTCTTTTTCCACAAAATGACCGAAGCCCAAATGCAAGAGCGCGTGTGCGAGAACATAAATCCATTCCCCGACTTCCCCTCTGCGCTTCGGATGCGCGTACAAGCTGCCTTCCCGGGTCACGACTACCCAACCGTTATCCGGACAAATACTTCGCTCGGAACGGATAAAGTGCGCTCGCGATGACAGTGGACCAAACATCGGGTGATGACTCAAAAAATGGACGGCCTGCTCGTAGTTTTGCGTCGACGGGTCGGTTTGAACTCCTCTGGCCATTGCTATTTGCCCTTCCTGTCCATCGCCAATCGCGGTAAATCACGAATGACCTCCACAACAAACCAGTCTGGCAATCCGTCGCCATCCTCGTGCCGCGCCACTACCATCTGCGCCATTTCCAGTGAGATAGAAGCCAGCTCCTTCAAGAGAGCCTTCGCTCGGTGGGCAAACCGTTTATGCTGCTCCCCCACGGAGGCTTTATCCGCTGGCAGTTCTTTTTTGATCTGCGAACGGAAAGAATCGGCCAGAAAATACAGTACGTCTCGATCCTCTGGAGCTGTCGGGAAAGAAGCCTCTCCCTCCAAAATACGGTTGAGCTGGTATTTGCCTTGAATGTTCTTGTGAAAAGCCCGAAATTGAGCCGCATGCTGAGGCGTCAAGCATCCGTAGACCAGTACCCCCACCATCTCCGTCGTCAAGTTCTCACCGAATTCGTTCAGGGCATCCGAGAGCATGTGCCAGGAACGCGGAGTAGAAAACGGTTCCTCGCTCTTCGGTGGCTGCGACCACAAATAGTCCGGGCGCACCTCCAAAAATTGCAGCACGTAGGAATGGATGCCGTTGCTGTACGCCCAATTCATCCATTGTTCATACGAAACTAGCAATTGGACATGGAACATCCGGTTGATCAGAGCAGACGACATCGGTTTGACAATCGCGCTATCCTGCGCGCGGTTTCCTGCTCCAATCACAATGGACCCTTCTGGCAGATGGTAATCCCCGATTCTCCGCTCATGAATCAAACTGTAAAACGCCTTTTGCACTTCTTGCGAGCATGCATTCAATTCGTCAAGAAACAAGCAGTACGGTTCTTCTCGCGCAATTTGCGCAGGTGGGCAAAATCTGCTTTTCCCATCTACAATCTGTGGGACACCAATAATATCCTCCGGTGCCAGCTGACTACCCAATAACGATACGCAAGGCAGGCCCACCTGCTCGGCAAATGCCTCGACGAGAGACGATTTGCCGATTCCCGGTGCGCCCCAAATAAATACTGGACGAGCTACTGCAACGTTTAGCAGCACATCCATCAGTTGATTTTGCGTCACTTGAATTCCTAGATTCATTTCATAACCTCTCTTGTTTGATTGATTTTTGCAGCAATCTACCTCTTTCCATGATTGATTTCCATTGACTAGAGCGACCGTCACACCACAAATATTTCCTAATATTACAAGAAGATTGAATAACGGGCAAGAAAGAAGGCATCACATGGTAAGCCGTGCCCGAATAAAAACATAAACCGACGAATTCCCTTATGTATGATATCGGAATAGGATGAAACGACATAAATAAAGGAGGACGTTTTATTTGTCACAAGCAAATATCCCCAACATTGCGCCGCTGTTGACCATTACTCAAAACCAAGTCGTAAACTTGCTACTCGCATCCTTCGCTTTGGAGGAACTTGGTTTAAGCCATATCATTAACGCAGAGGCGGAGAAGCTTCACTATGTCCTTGGCACGCTTCCTGGATTAACAGGTCCCCCTGCAACCATTAGTGATTTGCTAAACGTGAATTCCAGCGTAGTAAATACGCTTAGAGAGATCACAAAGAAAGACATTCTGCTGAACAGCAAGCTGAATTCCGTATTATCCGCATCGTTTATTGCGAGTCTGACAGGGGCAACGGGTCCTACTGGCGCTACTGGAGTAGGAATAACGGGTGCGACAGGAGTCGGCTTGACTGGGGCGACCGGGGCGACCGGGGCGACCGGGGCAACTGGAGCGACCGGAGCTGGAGGCACTGGTGTTACGGGGGCAACTGGCGTAACAGGTACTACAGGAGCCACGGGTGTAACAGGCGCAACAGGTACTATTTCCAGTGTTTTCGGTAACTTCTGGCTATCCTCCGCTATCGATATTTCTCCCAATACGATCGTCCCGCTAAATGTGGCGAATGCAGACAATTCCCTTGGCTTTTTACTCGCTGGCGGGCAAGTGACCGTACCTGCAAGCGGTATCTATCTCATCAGCTATCGCGTAACTACTGCCCAAGCGAGTGAAGTGTCTTTCATTATCAGAAGGAATGGCGCCAATATAACGGGCTCTGCCGGAACTTCAAGCAGTGCAGATAGTGCAGCAGATGGAAATGCATTCGGCATGGTTACCTCTTTCACCCGATTAGCAGCAGGTGACATCGTAGACATATTCCGCACGGGAGGTATCGCAGACCAGTTCTTGCAAAGCTTCGCAGACGGAACGACGACGGTAACCAGCTTCCTCACTTTAGTGAAGATTGCCGATTAAACCAAACATATATCATGACGCCACTCGAAGCACAGCTACCCCGGCTGTCGTTGCGAGTGAAGCTCTTGCTGCGGACAAGCCTACTTCTACTCTTTATGTAACATTCCTTTTTTTACCACGTCACATAGGCAAAGGGGGAATAACAAAAGATGAGAAAAATCGTGAAAACCAGTGGCATTACCATATTGGTTGCATCCCTGATCGGATGCAGCTCAAGCGTACAGTTCGTATCAAGAAGTGAAAGCGAAAATAAACCAGCAGCAGAGCAAGGTCAAAGCAATCAAGTAGCCTCCAGTCCAAGTCCTCCCAGCCAACTAGCTGATTATGCGCTGAAAAAATCGGTCAATCCCCTCCCCAATGACATGTACTTCAAAGATTACGGCACCAACCAATTTGTTTCTACAGCGAAGGACCGTCTGTCTACTTTTGCCGCTGATGTGGACACTGCCTCTTACACCATAATGCGCAATTTTATTAAAGACGGGAATCTCCCGCCAGCAGAAGCCATTCGGGTGGAGGAATTCATCAACTTCTTCCCCACTTCGTATCCTGTGCCAACCGATCAGACATTTGCGATCCAGGCCGAAAGTGGCCCCTCTCCTTTTCAAACAAATCTTCAAGTAGTCCGAATCGGGATCAAAGGAAAGGAATTACGCGCAGAAGAGCGCAAACCCGCTCATCTCGTTTTTGTCATTGACGTATCTGGCTCGATGAATCGCGAAAACCGATTAGAGCTGGTGAAAAAAAGCTTACATGTTCTCGTTGATCAACTCCAACCTACAGATTCAGTAGGGATCGTCGTCTATGGATCAGAGGGACGCGTTCTTTTGCCCCCAACCTCTACCGAAGACAAACAGGCGATTTTATCAGCCATCGAAAATCTGCAGCCCGAAGGCTCCACCAATGCAGAAGAGGGGCTGGTGCTCGGTTATGAAATGGCGGCCCGTTCCTTCAAGCCTACTACCATTAACAGGGTGATTTTATGCTCCGACGGAGTAGCCAATGTAGGCGAAACAGGAGCCGAGGGCATTTTGCGATCAATCGAGGACTATGCGCGAAAAGACATTTACTTGAGCACCTTTGGCTTTGGCATGGGGAATTACAACGATGTCCTGATGGAGCAGCTAGCGAACAAAGGAGAGGGCAACTACGCCTACATCGATACGTTCTCCGAGGCGCGCCGCATTTTTACGGAATCATTGACGAGCACCCTCCAAACGATCGCTCGTGACGTAAAAATCCAAGTAGAATTCGATCCTAAGAAGGTAGATTCGTATCGCTTGATCGGTTATGAGAACCGCGATGTCCGCGACAAAGATTTTCGCAACGACAAGACAGATGCAGGCGAGATCGGCGCAGGCCATAGTGTGACCGCTCTTTATGAAGTGAAGCTTGCTTCCCCTGCCCATACAGATCTCGGGACGGTTCGCGTGCGCTATCATAATGCCTCTTCCCAAAAAGTAGAGGAAATCTCCGAACCCGTAAAGGTGCAAAATGTCTTGTCTCCTGAGGTGACGTTCCTTGCTGCTGTAGCAGAATACGGGGAAATATTGCGGAAGAGTCCGCATGCCGAAAGAAGCTCCCTTGCCGATGTTCTCAAACTGGCGGAAGCCACAGCCACTGGAGAGGAACAGCTCGAATTTGTCCGCTTGGTTAAAGACAGCATGGCAATCAGCAGGAACTAATGCCTGTTCCTATGCTTTAGTGTCTCGCCTGTACCTCATCCAAATATAAACCATCATTCCAATCGCCGAACCGATTAGCAAAAATGTGATGCCATAATGACGTATATAAACGACGACCTTGAGCCACTCTTTCTCAAGCGCCCGTCCCAGCAGTAAAAAAGTGACACTCCAAAGAAATGCACCAGCGTAAGCAAATAAAGCGAATCGTCGAAACCCCATCGTAGAGACTCCTGCCAAATAGGCGGTAATATGGCGGACACCAGGCAAAAAATAGCCGATGAGTAACAAGTATGGACCGTACTTGGCAAACAGCTTTTGGGTCGACTCTATTCTTTTCGGCGTAATATGCAAGTACGGTCCAACCTTCATAAGCAAAGGCAGCCCCCACTTCCACGCGATGGTATAGCTGATCGTAATCCCTACTGCCGCTCCCAAAAAGGCACTCAGCACCGTCAACGGCATGTGCAAAACACCGCGGGAAACTGCATAGCCAGCGTACGTCATGAGTACCTCATCGGGTATGGGGAGCCCTACAACACCGAGTGTGAGCGAAAAAAAGATGCCGACATATCCATATTTCATTAAAAAAAGATCCAAATGCTGCTCCACGTCTACCTCCAGAAATGTTGTCCTATTTCATTGTATTCTCTCCCTATTCTTTGACATTCTGGCTTTTTTACAAAAATGCATCCCAAAGCGTATGGTATCCTTAAAAAAATCTTATTTCCTTTTTCAGGTGATGCCATGAACTATATGGAGCAAATAACTTATGCCCTCTCTTTTATCGAAAAGCAGTTAACGGAAAAAGTCACTCTTGATGAAGTGGCATCAGCCGCTGGATATTCCAAGTATCATTTTCAACGCTTGTTCTTTCACGTGACAGGAGAAACTGTGGGCCAATACATTTCGAAGAGACGCTTGACTGAGGCTGCCAAAACGCTGTTACTGGAACAAAAGAGCGTAACGGAGGTCGCCTTTACATATGGCTTTGATTCCCACGAAGCCTTTACTCGTGCTTTTACCAAACGCTTTGGTCTTCCTCCTTCTGCCCTCCGTCGATCTGGAAAAATGCCGCGGTACACCATGCTGGAGCGTATTGAGCTATCATATTTGGAAAATATTCAGCTGCAATCGATTGAGCCCGTCTATGTCCCTGCCCACGAAGAATTGACCCTGATAGGCTGCTCCTCGGCTACCCGTTCGACCACAGATATTGTCCATTGCTGGAACCGACTGGGACAGAAAATCGCCATGCAGAAAAACCAGAAGCGTTATGGGGTTATTCGCTACCCGGACGCTTTCGGGCTTTCGTTGAACTTCGCCTATTTTGCTGGCATAAACAGTACGGAGCATGTTGGCTCAGACGGATTGGAATCGCTCACTCTGCCTGCATCTGGTTATCTTGTCTTCCCTCACAGAGGATCGGTGCAAAATCTCAAGCTGACGTATCAGTATATATACGGGAGCTGGATGACACACGCATCCGCATCCGATCAGCTTTATGCCCGATACGATTTTGAATATTATGATCATCGCTTTCTCGGGAATAACCATCCTGATTCGCTTTGTTTCATTTATATACCCGTTCTTGCACGAGAATAGTCAGTAGCGATTCGCATTTTCGATCAAGTTTTCCTCGTTTTCCTGTCGTACGCTGGACGTGTGAAAAGGAGTGAATCGAATGAAAGAACTGACCTATTTGACAGCAACGGAGATGGGCACTTGGATTCGCGAGCGGAAAATAAGCGCCGAGGAAGTTACCCGGCATACCTTTACAAGAATCGGCTCGCTTAATGGCAAAATAAACGCTATCGTCGCTTATGACGAGCAGGCTGCTCTCGAATCTGCGAAGCAAGCGGACAAAGAAATGGCGGAAGGCAACATTCGGGGGCCCCTTCACGGGGTGCCGATCACAATCAAGGATTCCTTTGCCACAGCCGGACTCCCCACTACTTCTGGCTTCCCCCCACTAAAAGGCTACATTCCGCAGTATGACGCAGCCATCGTCCGCAGACTGAAGCAGGCAGGAGCCGTTTTGATTGGCAAAACGAATGTTTCTACCCTGCTCATGGATCTCCAAACAGACAACGATATTTACGGCAGGACAAATAATCCGTGGAATACGGAGAGGACTTCGGGAGGGAGCAGCGGAGGCTCGGCAGCCGCAGTTGCCGCAGGACTTTCTTATTTGGATATCGGGAGTGACATCGGGGGATCGTTGCGCGTTCCCGCTCATTATTGTGGTGTGTTCAGCTTGAAGCCAACAGAAGGAGCCGTTCCGGCAACAGGACACATGCCCGGCTTTGAGGGAATGTCTGATTATACCTCGTCCCGACACTTGGCCTGCTACGGCCCTGTAGCCCGTTCGATCGAAGACTTGGAAGTGGCGTTTTCCATCATGAGTGGTGGAAACAGCAACGCTGGCTTGCCTCATGGACCACAAGTCTTGCCCCCTTCCCTCAAGGAACAGCCCCTGCACATTCGCTGGATGGAGGAGCTGCCCGGCTACCCGACGAGTCGAGCCATTCGCGATCAGTTGCGTCGCTTTGTCAAAGCACTGGAGCAACAAGGCATGCGCGTAGAACAAGTCACGGTACCACCTTTGGATGTACGCAAAGCTTGGGAAACATGGGGAAAAATCATCGACGCGGAGTTAAACTCCACGACGCCTACCCTTATGAGAGGATTGGCTCATCTCCTCACCATGCCGATCTATCGCCAGGTTCCCACGGCTACCATGCTCATCCCGCTGACGTTCAAAAACTACATGCGTGTCTTAACCATTCGGGAGCAGCTCATTCGCAGCTTCGAGCAATTTATGGCCGACTGTGACTTGTTCTTGTGTCCGGTCAGCTGCACGACAGCTTTCCCACATATGGCAAAATCGAAAATGTGGGGCTACAAGCCGCTTTACAACAAACCGCTGTACGTAGACGAGAACCCGCAAAACTACTGGGTCGCTACGACTTTTTATACGAATCTGTTTAATGTCACTGGAAGTCCGATCGTGACGATGCCAATTGGTTTTGATGAGCAAGGTCTTCCTATTGGCATACAGTGTGTGGGAAAGCGATGGCGTGATAGGGAATTACTACAGGGAGCGTCAAAATTGTATGCGACCTGCCCAGAGTGGCGGGCGCCTGAAATTTCTGTGGAGCCGCATTAAGAACAAATATTCCAGTCCAACTTGCATAAAGCCCCTTTCCTATGAAGAAAACTACCAGTGCGAACCCCATTTCTGGTAATGAGGAGGGCTTTATGCTTCCATTATTGAAAAAGCGCCTGACACTGATGCTTTCCCTGCTTTGTATGATGCTTCACCTGTCCGGCCTGTCCTATGCAAAAGAGACAGCAAACCCTCCATCTGTTCAACAGTCACCTCTCCTCCAATCGAAGTCGTTTCTTCAATCGCAGGAGAGGCTTGCCTATTCGCTTGGCATTCAAGCATACATCTACGGCTATCCATTAGTGATGTCCGCCAAAACGATGGAAGCCATGGTTAAAAGTCGTGCTCCGATCAACCAGTTTTACTATGCGGACACACTCGCTTCCCCAGCTTATCGGGATATTGTGACGCCGAACTCCGATACATTGTATATGAGCGCGTGGCTGGATTTGTCGGAGACGCCCGTCCGTTTGACTGTCCCTGCCAATCCGCAAAACCGCTACTATACCGTGCAAATGCTGGATGCGTACACGAATACGTTTCGCAATGTCTCCAATCGTTCCACCAAGCAGCAGGCCGGGCAATATATCATTGCAAGCCCACAATGGAAAGGGCCTACCCCTGCCCATATACCTGTGATCTACGCCCCTACGAATACCGTCTGGCTCATTGGTCGTGTCGAGGTAAAGGGTGAAGCTGATTTGCCGCAGGCTGTCTCGTTCGAAAAACAAATTGCGATTGCCCCTGTCCACCCAAAATTGCAAACGGCACATGTTCCCGAAACGCTTCCCCCAGATGTGCTGTCGTCCCTTTCCTTTTTTCAAGTCATGACGAAATGGATCCAGAGCAATCCTCCGCCCGAATGTGATCGCGTCTTGCTCGATCAATTTGCTCAAGTCGGGATCGATGTCCAAAAAGGCTTTGATCCTTCCGCACTCGGTCCAGCCAAACTTGCCGGCCTACAGCGTGCCTTGCGGGATACACCGTCTATTGTACAAAATGGCTTTCCCGGTTACGCCACCTTCCGTAATGGATGGGGCTCCTTTTCCCCCATCGGCACATATGGAAACCAGTTTCTCGCTCGTTCTTTTATCGCCTATTCCGGCATAGGGGCCAATGTGCCGAGCGAGGAAGCTTATTATCGCGCATTGACAGATGGCTCCGGAAAACCACTTACGGGAGCCAAAAGCTACACGTTGCATTTTACAAAGGAACAGCTTCCCAAGACGTCTGCTTTCTGGTCGATCAACGTCTATGACAACCAGTTGTTTTTAGCCAAAACAGCGGCTGATCGCGCATCGGTTCGCAGCAATAC
This genomic stretch from Brevibacillus brevis harbors:
- a CDS encoding vWA domain-containing protein, with translation MRKIVKTSGITILVASLIGCSSSVQFVSRSESENKPAAEQGQSNQVASSPSPPSQLADYALKKSVNPLPNDMYFKDYGTNQFVSTAKDRLSTFAADVDTASYTIMRNFIKDGNLPPAEAIRVEEFINFFPTSYPVPTDQTFAIQAESGPSPFQTNLQVVRIGIKGKELRAEERKPAHLVFVIDVSGSMNRENRLELVKKSLHVLVDQLQPTDSVGIVVYGSEGRVLLPPTSTEDKQAILSAIENLQPEGSTNAEEGLVLGYEMAARSFKPTTINRVILCSDGVANVGETGAEGILRSIEDYARKDIYLSTFGFGMGNYNDVLMEQLANKGEGNYAYIDTFSEARRIFTESLTSTLQTIARDVKIQVEFDPKKVDSYRLIGYENRDVRDKDFRNDKTDAGEIGAGHSVTALYEVKLASPAHTDLGTVRVRYHNASSQKVEEISEPVKVQNVLSPEVTFLAAVAEYGEILRKSPHAERSSLADVLKLAEATATGEEQLEFVRLVKDSMAISRN
- a CDS encoding DedA family protein; translation: MEVDVEQHLDLFLMKYGYVGIFFSLTLGVVGLPIPDEVLMTYAGYAVSRGVLHMPLTVLSAFLGAAVGITISYTIAWKWGLPLLMKVGPYLHITPKRIESTQKLFAKYGPYLLLIGYFLPGVRHITAYLAGVSTMGFRRFALFAYAGAFLWSVTFLLLGRALEKEWLKVVVYIRHYGITFLLIGSAIGMMVYIWMRYRRDTKA
- a CDS encoding AraC family transcriptional regulator — translated: MNYMEQITYALSFIEKQLTEKVTLDEVASAAGYSKYHFQRLFFHVTGETVGQYISKRRLTEAAKTLLLEQKSVTEVAFTYGFDSHEAFTRAFTKRFGLPPSALRRSGKMPRYTMLERIELSYLENIQLQSIEPVYVPAHEELTLIGCSSATRSTTDIVHCWNRLGQKIAMQKNQKRYGVIRYPDAFGLSLNFAYFAGINSTEHVGSDGLESLTLPASGYLVFPHRGSVQNLKLTYQYIYGSWMTHASASDQLYARYDFEYYDHRFLGNNHPDSLCFIYIPVLARE
- a CDS encoding amidase, which translates into the protein MKELTYLTATEMGTWIRERKISAEEVTRHTFTRIGSLNGKINAIVAYDEQAALESAKQADKEMAEGNIRGPLHGVPITIKDSFATAGLPTTSGFPPLKGYIPQYDAAIVRRLKQAGAVLIGKTNVSTLLMDLQTDNDIYGRTNNPWNTERTSGGSSGGSAAAVAAGLSYLDIGSDIGGSLRVPAHYCGVFSLKPTEGAVPATGHMPGFEGMSDYTSSRHLACYGPVARSIEDLEVAFSIMSGGNSNAGLPHGPQVLPPSLKEQPLHIRWMEELPGYPTSRAIRDQLRRFVKALEQQGMRVEQVTVPPLDVRKAWETWGKIIDAELNSTTPTLMRGLAHLLTMPIYRQVPTATMLIPLTFKNYMRVLTIREQLIRSFEQFMADCDLFLCPVSCTTAFPHMAKSKMWGYKPLYNKPLYVDENPQNYWVATTFYTNLFNVTGSPIVTMPIGFDEQGLPIGIQCVGKRWRDRELLQGASKLYATCPEWRAPEISVEPH
- a CDS encoding DUF1254 domain-containing protein; amino-acid sequence: MLPLLKKRLTLMLSLLCMMLHLSGLSYAKETANPPSVQQSPLLQSKSFLQSQERLAYSLGIQAYIYGYPLVMSAKTMEAMVKSRAPINQFYYADTLASPAYRDIVTPNSDTLYMSAWLDLSETPVRLTVPANPQNRYYTVQMLDAYTNTFRNVSNRSTKQQAGQYIIASPQWKGPTPAHIPVIYAPTNTVWLIGRVEVKGEADLPQAVSFEKQIAIAPVHPKLQTAHVPETLPPDVLSSLSFFQVMTKWIQSNPPPECDRVLLDQFAQVGIDVQKGFDPSALGPAKLAGLQRALRDTPSIVQNGFPGYATFRNGWGSFSPIGTYGNQFLARSFIAYSGIGANVPSEEAYYRALTDGSGKPLTGAKSYTLHFTKEQLPKTSAFWSINVYDNQLFLAKTAADRASVRSNTGTLAYNPDGSLDLYLQQQPPKGKEGNWLPLPEGEFNLVLRIFAPEPATLDNQHAWPAVMESNPIP